GCCAAAGGGCGTGTACGTGTCGGTGGATATGGATTCTCCGGCCATGCAGGCGGGCATCCAGAACGGGGACATCATCACGGCGGTGAATAACGTGCCGGTGGAAAATATGAAGACCATCCAGAACTATCTGCTGGATTTTTCGCCGGAGCAGGCGCTGAATCTGACGATCATGCGGCAGGGCAAGGACGAATATGTGGAAATGAATTATGTGGTGACGCTGGGGCAGTTAAAATAGCCTGGCGCCTCCCGGACGGAAGGAGAAAATACGATGAAATATATAGAGACACTGCGGGAAGGGGAGCGGATCGCGGGGGTATACCTGTGTAAATTCTGTCAGCAGGCGCTGACCAAGAACGGCAAGGCATACCTGAATGTGATCCTCCAGGATCGCACCGGCACCATTGACGCGAAAGTGTGGGATCCCAATTCCCAGGGCATTGATGATTTTGAGGCGTTGGATTACATTGACGTCATGGGCGATGTGACCAGCTTCATGAACGCGCTGCAGGTAAATGTGAAGCGTGTCCGCAAGGCCCGGGAGGGGGGAGTATGATCCCAAGGACTACCTGCCGGTGAGCAGCAAGGATATTGAGCAGATGTATGAGGATCTGAAAAAATACATTGCAAAGATCCAGAATCCCTATCTGCAGGAGCTGACGGCCAGCTATTATCTGCGGGATGAGGACTTCATCCGCCGGTTCAAATTCCAGTCTGCGGCAAAGACCGTGCACCACGGATTTGTGGGCGGCCTGCTGGAGCATACATTGAGCGTCACGAAAATGTGCGATTATTTTGCAGATAATTACCCGATCCTGAACCGGGATCTGCTGTTGACGGCAGCAATTTTCCATGATATCGGTAAAACCGAGGAGCTTTCCGCCTTCCCGGAAAATGATTACACCGATGCCGGACAGCTGCTGGGCCATATCATGATCGGCGCGGAGATGGTGGGCGAGCGGATCCGTCAGATCCCTGATTTCCCGGTGAAGCTGGGCAACGAGCTGAAACACTGCATCCTGGCCCATCACGGCGAGCTGGAATACGGTTCTCCGAAGAAACCGGCCCTGGCAGAGGCGCTGGCACTGAACTTTGCGGACAATGCGGATGCCAAGCTGGAGACCATTACAGAACTTCTCCATGCGGCAGGGGATAACAAGGAGTGGCTGGGCTTCAACCGGCTGCTGGATTCCAATATCAGAAAGACGAGCGTTTAAAACAGGAGAAAAGAATGGCAGAGATCAAAAAAAATGAAATATATGAGGTCCGTATCGAGGATATGGGCCATGACGGTGCGGGTATCGGTAAAATTAACGGATACCCGCTGTTTGTTAAAGATGCGCTCATTGGCGATGTGGCGGAAGTAAAGATCATCAAGGCGAAGAAAAATTATGCCTATGCGAGACTGATGCACCTGATCACCCCTTCGCCCCATCGGGTAACGCCCCGCTGTCCGGTGGCGAGACAGTGCGGCGGCTGTCAGATCCAGGCGCTGGACTATGGGCAGCAGCTGTTGTTCAAACAGCGGATGGTGGAAAACAATCTGCGGCGGATCGGCGGCCTTGCAGATGTGGAGGTATTGCCGGTGCTGGGCATGGACGTGCCCTACCGATACCGGAATAAAGCCCAGTTCCCCATTGGCACGGACAAAGACGGCAATCCTGTAGCAGGATTCTATGCCGGCCGGACACACAGCATTATTCCGTGTAAGGACTGCATGCTGGGAGAAGCGGTGAATGCAGAGATCCTTTCTTTGGTGCTGGATCATATGAAGAAATATCATATCCCGGCATATGATGAGATAACGGGAGAAGGGCTGGTACGCCATGTACTGATCCGCTCGGCATTTGCCACCGGGGAACGAATGGTCTGTCTGGTGCTGAACGGTGATCAGATACCGGGACAGGAGGAACTGGCAGAGCAGCTGCGGAAGATTTCGGGCATGACTTCTGTTATGGGAAACATTAACCGGGAGCGTTCCAACGTGATTCTGGGCAATCGGGTATTCCTTATTTGGGGAAAGACTTATATTACGGATAAGATCGGTGATGTTTCTTATCAGATCTCTCCGCTGTCCTTCTATCAGGTGAACCCTGTTCAGACACAAAAATTATATGAAACAGCACTTTCTTATGCCGGACTTACCGGTACGGAGACGGTCTGGGATCTGTACTGTGGTATTGGCACCATTTCCCTCTTCCTGGCCCAGAAAGCAAAGAAGGTATACGGCGTGGAGATCGTCCCCCAGGCCATCGAGGATGCCCGACACAATGCAAAGTTGAACAATATTCAAAATGCAGAATTCTTTGTGGGAAAATCCGAGGAAGTCCTGCCTGCCTATTATGAGGAAAATGGCGGTACTGCGGATGTCATTGTGGTCGATCCGCCAAGAAAAGGCTGCGACGAGGACCTGTTGTACACCATCGCCCGGATGGCGCCTGCGCGGGTGGTATATGTCAGCTGCGATCCTGCTACTCTGGCCCGGGATTTGAAATATCTGTGCGGAAGAGGATATCAGGTGGACAAGGTGCAGCCCGTTGACATGTTTGGTCATACGGTGCATGTTGAGACGGTTGTCTTGCTTTCCAAGGGTAAGGTCGACTCGAAAAAGATTCGGGTTGAGTTCTCTTTGGAAGATATGGATATGTCCGAATTTCAGGATGGGGCAACCTATCCGCAGATCAAGGAGTATGTGTTGGAGCATACCGGGTTAAAGGTGTCCAACCTCTATATCTCACAGATTAAACGAAAATGTGGGATTGGGGTTGGTAAGAACTATAATCTGCCGAAGTCCGAGGATTCCAGACAGCCCCAGTGTCCACCGGAAAAAGAGAAAGCAATCCGAGAAGCATTCAAATATTTTGGGATGATCTAACATCCAGCAAAGTGGAGGTTTCTTATGGATAGGTTGATTTCTTGTGAGTTCAACATGGATAATGCCTGTGTGGAACTGAAATTCTTAGATGGCAGTATGATTGCTATTGATACAATAGCCGTGGAGAATGAGGTTGCTGACAATATGTATCAGCGGTCAGAGCTGGACTATCTAATCTACAATGACCCGATTGGATATGCAGACTTGATATTGAACGGAAACCCCGAAATTTATCTAAAAACTGTAACTGAATGTAAACCCTTAGATTAAAACTCAGCCCTCTGCCTTTTCATTGGCAGAGGGCCGTTTTTTTTGCTTAACAGTTATTGAGCATCCCTTAATTGCTCTACAACACTGCATTTCGCTGCGTTGTCATACATCATGCAGGGGATCAGCCACCCCAGCAGAAGAAATACCGGAATTGTCAGCAGGACAGGCAGAATGGTGAATCGATACTCAAAGAACCAGAACATACTGCCCAGCATTTTTCCCGCAAGAGGTCCCACCGCCAGCGACAGAATAAAAGCCACCGCTACGGAGGACATTGCGTAAAACAATCCCTCGTAGATCAGCATGGTTTTGAGCTGCCGGTTTGTCATTCCTACAGCCTGAAGCACAGCAAATTCACGGCGGCGGGAAAGAATACCGGTCATCATGGCGTTGAAGAAATTTAAGAGTCCCACCAGCCCAATGATAGCACAGAGGATACCACCGATCAGAAGGAACATCTGCCGGAACTGAGCAAATTCAGAGCGAGCCGTGGCCTTGCTTTCATACATCAAGGGCGAAAACTCACCGGCAGTGAGCTTCGATAGATATTGCTCTGCTTCGGCCTCGTCAACTTCGTCCGCTGTGTCGAACAGGTAGAGCATCGGAATGGCTGCACCACCGCTGTCCCTCTGTGCGGTGTCCACAGACAAAACTACGTCATATCCAATACCACTATAACGATAACTCATGGAATTCGGAAGTTCTACCAAGGCGCAGACCGTGTACGCTACATCTCTGGCTCCATACAATTTTGCCTGAAAGTACTCCTCCGGTGTATCTTCGGTGAGTTCCCCGGTGCGGCTGTCGATATATTTCACATCGTCCGCATAGGTAACGGTGATCGTGTCTCCCACCTTGGGGTAGTATTCAAGATTGCGCAGATTACCGTAGTCATCTAAGGAAACCGCAATGGCAATGGCGTTATTGTCCGGCTCCAACATGGGAGAAATATCTCCGTCGAACACTTGCAGCTTGTCAAACAGACTGTTATCCAGAGCCTCGATTCTGGTATCTCCCATCACCATATTGCCCCGGTGCTCCAGACGGCTCATATGGCTGTCCAACTGCTCGGCGCTTTCGTACCTTGCATAGTCCTGCCGCAGAGCATCCTCCGTCATCCACAGGTAGGCGGGTTTTCGCACAGCATATCCCGTGCCGGAAAGACTGGCCTTTGTGTTTGCTGCGATCTCCTCGATCTGTTCTGGCGTGATGAATTCATCTGCCGGGTTGTAACGGAAATAGTCGGGCGTGCTGACGATAAAATCGGCGCAGGTCATGGAGGATACATACTTCTCCATGCTGAAGCCGCCCACAAAGGCACACAGCGCATTGAACAGTGTCACCGACAGTGCCAGAGACACCACCACCAGCACCGTCTTTTTTTCTTGTTTCGTCCCAGATTGGCAAAGGCCATCTGATGGAGCTTCGCTCCCCGGATGCTGCGCCGTTTTTTCTTGGTCTGCATCACATCCGTATATTTGGTAGCCTCCACCGGAGAGACCTTGGCTGCCATTTTTCCGGGCTTGGAACAGGACAAAAGCACCGTCAACAAGGCAAACAGCATGGACCCAAGGAAGATCACAGGCGATGTGCTGATGGTGGTGATGCCTGTATCCAACTGGATGGAGTGCAAGACAACAGGCACCAAAACAGCGCCGATGCCGTAGCCCAGCAGCAGCCCCGCCGGAATGCCGATCAGACAAAGCAGAAGTGCCTGCTGGCGAATGATGCGTTTGAGCTGCCGGGGCGTTGTGCCAATGGTTTTCAGAAGTCCGTAAAACCGGATATCCCCTGCAACAGAGATCTGAAAAATGTTATAGATGATAAGATACCCCGTGAAAATCACCAGCAGCAAAAAAGCTGCTATGGCGATCACAAGTTCCGGATCAAGCTGTGACTCCAGCTGGGATGAGGTATATCCCCAATTGACGCCGATTCGGACGCTGTTGGGATCGGTAAAACTGTCCCATGTGTAACCAAGATCGGTATCCACCTGCTCCATCTGCCCTCGAATGTTTGTGCCGGAGGCCAGCATGACATTCAAATCGGTGCGGAAAGGCTGTAAACCTGTTTTCACTGCCTGCGCTTCGATGTCATCTGCGTAATCACGGCTGATGTTGATGTAATGAACAGGCATTAGTTCATCATAGTCCCAATAGCCCACCAGCGTAAAGGTATCTGTTACAGTAAAGGCGGTTTGATCCTTGTCCGTAATGGAATAGGAAACCGTGACCTCGGCACCCAGCTCCGGCGTTACGCCAAGCAACTGCAATGCTGCTGTATCCATGGCAACTTCTTTGCCGCTTTCGGGCATCCGTCCGGTAGTGGGGGGTGGCATAGCTCCATTTGGTGCAGTTGGCGTCCATGTAGCTGATCTCTGCCGGTATTTTGGCAAAGACCCCCTCCGCAGTGATACCGATTACCTTCCGTACCCCCGCAGCCTTCACCTTTGGGTGGGCAGCGATGCGTTCCGCCTGCTCGGGGGAAACATCCTTAAAGGTGCCATGCGCATAGCCGCCTACCTGCCGAAACTGGTAGGTTTCATAACTGGCGTTCAACGACAAGACAATGGTGAACATGGACGTAAATAGCAGCGTTGTCAGCGCAATGGCAAAAATGGCGATCAGATTGCGGCGACGGTTCGCATAAAGAGATTTTAAGCTGAGCTTTCGAATACATTTTCTGTTTTTGACATTCATCGTAGCCACCTCCCGTTAGTTCTGGGAGACGATCCGACCATCTTCGATACGGATAATGCGGTCTGCCATCTGCGCAATTTCTTCGTTGTGAGTGATCATTACGATTGTCTGGGCGAACTTTTGACTGGTGACTTTCAAAAGGCTCAATACATCCTGGCTGGTCTTACTGTCCAGATTGCCGGTGGGTTCATCTGCCAGAATGATAGCGGGTGCTGCCGCCAGCGCACGGGCAATGGCTACTCGCTGCTGTTGACCGCCGGAGAGCTGATTGGGCAGCGCATCCAGACGATCATCCAGCCCAAGGGTCTGCACGATCTGCTGTACGAAATCCTTGTTGACCTTGCCACCGTCCAGCTCAATGGGTAGAACAATATTTTCATACACATTCAGCACCGGAACAAGATTATATGCTTGGAACACAAAGCCGATTTTCCTGCGGCGGAAGATGGTCAGCGCTTCCTCCTTCAGGGAGAAAATATCCTGTCCGTCCACCATAACCGTGCCGCTTGTAGGGCGATCCAGCCCGCCCAGCATGTGCAGCAGCGTGGATTTGCCGGAGCCGGATGTGCCGACAATTGCAACAAATTCGCCCTTCTTTACACTTAAATCAACTCCATCCAACGCATGAACTGCGTTATTGCCGGAGCCATAAATCTTTTTCAGGTTTTTTGCCTGTAAAACTTCCATAAATGAGTACCTCCATGAAAAAATCTGTATATATGAAAGGAAATGATCCTTTGATACATACAGATTATCGCATAGGAATCTTTCCACATTCTTTCCGGCGGAAAATGAAATCTAACAGTTTTGATAGAATTGTTGTTATTTCGGCAGAAATATGGAAAACGTACTTCCTTTTTCCCGGAACGGAAGCAACCTTGATATAACCGCCCTCGCCGGATATGATCTGTCGGGCAAGGTATAAGCCGATGCCGACCCCTTCCTGCTCCTGAACCGCCTTTGAACGATAAAAACGGGCAAATATCTTCGCTTGCTCATTTTCCGGGATGCCCGAACCGGTATCCGATATATCGATCCTTGCAAACATTTCGTAACTT
Above is a window of Oscillospiraceae bacterium NTUH-002-81 DNA encoding:
- a CDS encoding DUF6061 family protein yields the protein MDRLISCEFNMDNACVELKFLDGSMIAIDTIAVENEVADNMYQRSELDYLIYNDPIGYADLILNGNPEIYLKTVTECKPLD
- the rlmD gene encoding 23S rRNA (uracil(1939)-C(5))-methyltransferase RlmD yields the protein MAEIKKNEIYEVRIEDMGHDGAGIGKINGYPLFVKDALIGDVAEVKIIKAKKNYAYARLMHLITPSPHRVTPRCPVARQCGGCQIQALDYGQQLLFKQRMVENNLRRIGGLADVEVLPVLGMDVPYRYRNKAQFPIGTDKDGNPVAGFYAGRTHSIIPCKDCMLGEAVNAEILSLVLDHMKKYHIPAYDEITGEGLVRHVLIRSAFATGERMVCLVLNGDQIPGQEELAEQLRKISGMTSVMGNINRERSNVILGNRVFLIWGKTYITDKIGDVSYQISPLSFYQVNPVQTQKLYETALSYAGLTGTETVWDLYCGIGTISLFLAQKAKKVYGVEIVPQAIEDARHNAKLNNIQNAEFFVGKSEEVLPAYYEENGGTADVIVVDPPRKGCDEDLLYTIARMAPARVVYVSCDPATLARDLKYLCGRGYQVDKVQPVDMFGHTVHVETVVLLSKGKVDSKKIRVEFSLEDMDMSEFQDGATYPQIKEYVLEHTGLKVSNLYISQIKRKCGIGVGKNYNLPKSEDSRQPQCPPEKEKAIREAFKYFGMI
- a CDS encoding ABC transporter ATP-binding protein, translating into MEVLQAKNLKKIYGSGNNAVHALDGVDLSVKKGEFVAIVGTSGSGKSTLLHMLGGLDRPTSGTVMVDGQDIFSLKEEALTIFRRRKIGFVFQAYNLVPVLNVYENIVLPIELDGGKVNKDFVQQIVQTLGLDDRLDALPNQLSGGQQQRVAIARALAAAPAIILADEPTGNLDSKTSQDVLSLLKVTSQKFAQTIVMITHNEEIAQMADRIIRIEDGRIVSQN
- a CDS encoding ABC transporter permease, whose translation is MLVVVSLALSVTLFNALCAFVGGFSMEKYVSSMTCADFIVSTPDYFRYNPADEFITPEQIEEIAANTKASLSGTGYAVRKPAYLWMTEDALRQDYARYESAEQLDSHMSRLEHRGNMVMGDTRIEALDNSLFDKLQVFDGDISPMLEPDNNAIAIAVSLDDYGNLRNLEYYPKVGDTITVTYADDVKYIDSRTGELTEDTPEEYFQAKLYGARDVAYTVCALVELPNSMSYRYSGIGYDVVLSVDTAQRDSGGAAIPMLYLFDTADEVDEAEAEQYLSKLTAGEFSPLMYESKATARSEFAQFRQMFLLIGGILCAIIGLVGLLNFFNAMMTGILSRRREFAVLQAVGMTNRQLKTMLIYEGLFYAMSSVAVAFILSLAVGPLAGKMLGSMFWFFEYRFTILPVLLTIPVFLLLGWLIPCMMYDNAAKCSVVEQLRDAQ
- a CDS encoding ABC transporter permease; the protein is MPVHYINISRDYADDIEAQAVKTGLQPFRTDLNVMLASGTNIRGQMEQVDTDLGYTWDSFTDPNSVRIGVNWGYTSSQLESQLDPELVIAIAAFLLLVIFTGYLIIYNIFQISVAGDIRFYGLLKTIGTTPRQLKRIIRQQALLLCLIGIPAGLLLGYGIGAVLVPVVLHSIQLDTGITTISTSPVIFLGSMLFALLTVLLSCSKPGKMAAKVSPVEATKYTDVMQTKKKRRSIRGAKLHQMAFANLGRNKKKRRCWWWCLWHCR